The Manihot esculenta cultivar AM560-2 chromosome 8, M.esculenta_v8, whole genome shotgun sequence genomic interval TCTACTCAGGTGGAGGCCTCTTTCCCCTTCCCCCCTCTCTTTCCTAAACTAAAGAAAGATTGAGAATTTAGTTAGTATTGAGCTATTGATACAAAATTTGGTGGTTGGCTTTTAAAATCTTGACACAGTTTTGTGGAAACATGCAAGTCATCAAAGTATTTCTTTACAATCTTTTTTACATAGTGATGCAATTTGTTTCTTATCTGAAATTGAGGAATGAATACACCTAGTAAGTTTTGAAAACATATATAGTGCTTGGTAAGAGAATGTCACTGCAAAGttcataatttttctttttaatccaAAATTAAAGAAATCTAGGACTGCTTTCTTGTAAACTAGCAAATGCAGATGATATTTCTGCGTTTTCAGAACCCATCTGCAtatctctttatgttttaaagtgcATTATGGAATTCCTGCAACCATAAGCTTCTTTAAATTCCCTAGATATGCTTAATTAATTTTGGCATATACTAATAAATGAATGCTTCTTGCCTACTTGCAGCATAGAAGCCAATGATTTACTGATTCCTCATGCTTTTGAAAGCAGAATATCTATCAAGTgttttcttttgttattcatGTTTTGTTAACATTCTTTGTCAACAAGCTAACCCATGCAACATACATTTTTTCTTTATACAATTTTGACCACCACAAGTAGCTATCTATCTTGACACCCATCAAATTTATTCACTTTCTGCCTCATGTATAAAGGACTCACTTAGTTTGAGAGTGCCCCTATCAATCttgaatttctttcttttctttttttttcttgtaaagTTTGTTTCCAATAACTTGACCACCTTGTGGTTAAAATAATTGATAGACCAAATCCTTCTCACTTGAAACTGCTGTGGGAAAAATTCTGGAATCAGTATGTTGGAGGGGAGTTTTTTCCAGTTCTCCACCAATAATTTATTAGAAAACTAAATACTCATCACACAACCGAATAAAGATACACCATgctcatttattttttacattttgacaCCAAAAAAAGGGGAAGCATTTGAGTTTCCACCTGTGCCCCAAAATCTGAGAAGAAATTGAATATTCAATCCCTCCCTTATGGAAACTTTTTCTGAAGCTTATTTTTAATCCTGGTATCTCTTTCAAACCAAGAGAAATACATTAAGAATTTGGTTAGCATCAATACTGTGAGAAATTATGGAATTATTAGAAAAGTAAGGGGATTGAAAAGCTTGAACAAACTCTCTACACAACCTAGCCACCTGAAACTCTCTTTGCACATCTTGCCCAAGTGACATTTTCCAACATCCTATTACAAACTTACTAATTAAGATAAAAGGGAGTAAGGTGGCTTAGCCCTCTGCTGGTCAGGAAAAAGCTGGACAAAATCCGTTGCTAGAACAGAAATCTAGCAAAGTGCAATTTTCACCCATGTTCTTTACTTACCAAAATCTCTTAGtctcaaaaatattaatatgagaCTTCGGTCATAAGCTTTTTGGATGTCTAAATGCAAACCATTCTTGGAATTCCCTCCTGTGACCATTTGAATCCACTAATTTGTTACTTGTTAGTGATGAAAACATCTGCAAAACCTGCAAAAATAGAATGCTGATTATTGCCAAACTTCCTAACCATTTCAGGCTTTCCCATAAGCACCAATAAACAAACAAGATATCAGGGTTGTAGTCCACTGGTCAAGTGCCTATCCCCCTTCTCCTTTTCATCAACTTAAGAGAAGGCAATACAACTTATAAACATTGCTTATGTTTTTATGTCTCAGATGGCATTGACCAATAGAGTTggcattaaattaaatataatccaTCCTGTCTCGAAGAAATTCTTGTAATAGAGACAAAATATCCTTTGTTGGAAAATCCCATTATTTTGAAACAGGCTATAATTGTACAGTCTAGAGCTAGAGTTTTATCACCATTTTTCTTTAAGACTTTGTGCTGTCTAGCCATAGCAGCCTCATCCACAAAGATAAGTTGCAATTACAGCCAATTGTGGCCAGCTCACTTAAATGATTTTAACATGTAAGCTCACCTTCTATTCAACTCTTTactatttgtttcttttctaCTAGAGATCACATAAATCAAAAGCATTCAGATCCCTAATGTTGCTTGAATTTAAAACTGTTGAATTATATTCTATTTTTCAAGCCTGATAAAACATAGTTCTAGACTTTGATCCCTACCTCATGCTTGACCTCTTGAACTAAAGCCCAAGAACAAAATGGAAGGACTCTGTTCTTGCAATGAATAATATCAAACATTGTTGTTCCAAGTTTTGTGGAATCAGCTCAGCTGGCATGTAGAAGACTAGAAATAGTACATACATAGATAACATGTTTGCAATGTTGGAAATTCTTCTTAATTTGGAAtgggaagaaaagaaaattttttaacgGCATCCTGCCTTCTCTTATATAGGAAACTTTTACAGAATAAAGAGTGCTTTCACATATGGGGCTCGAAAGCTTGGTCGCATCCTTTCTCAGCCAGAAGAAAGCATAAGCAGTGAACTGCACAAATTTTTTTCAAACACTTTAGAAAGGCATGGAAGTGGACGGAGGCCTGATGTTCAAGATCCTGCACCTTCAGATGGACAGCATGGGTTTGCTGCCACACTGTCATATATGCGTCCAGATTTACATGAAGAAGATCATACAATTTGTGAATCAGAATCTTCTCATTCAAGTAGCATAACCAGGGAATATAGATTGGATCATGAGCAACCTTTGCATGGAGACAGCATTGAGGTATCAGAGaggaaaatgaattttaatggaACAATTAATGAGCTGCAAAATTCTACAAATGAGCCTGGTGTTTCAGAAAATCGTCTTTCTGGTGATGCAAAAGATCTTGCAACTTCTAGACTGCAAGGTCTCTTGATTGCAAATGATGCAATTAAATCTTCTGACCCGAGTGCTGAAGTGATTGAATCCCCTGTGGGCAAAGCACATCATGCACCTCATCTCTATTTCTCTTCCTCAGTCATGGGAAATGGAGCAATGAGAAATGGGAATCTGGAAAGTAAACATCAAGAAAGTTCTGGGTTTAAGGAGAAAAGAGTGTCTTCTGGGATTATGCCAGCTTCTGTTGAGGATACGATCCATGCTGTCTGTAATGACACAGATGACAAGCAGTTGGTCACTAACCATGAGGTTCTGTCTCCTGTGGGATATAAAAATCATCCATTGCTCTTCAGTTCAGTGGCTTGGTCCTCTGAAGATCTTTATCAGAGCCATTCCAGCAATTTGGCCTATGCTAGTACCACTGGAAGTCCTGAAGCCCTGAAGTCCTTGTCAGATCTTACCGGGGATTATGAGAGTCACCTAAACAGCTTGCATCATGGTCGATGGTGGTATGAGTATGCATTTAGTACATCTATTCATTCTATGTCTCCACAGCTGCTTACTCAGTTCCAAGGCAAGAATTCATGGGATGTAATAAGACAGTCAGTGCAGTTTAGGCGAAATGTGATCTCTCAGATGAATGTCAATGGTGTTATTCCAAGCCCtgttttctaccccatgaacccaCCCGTGCTCCCTGGTGGAGCCTTCAGTTTGGAAGAAATGCCAAAGCCACGAGGAACAGGGACATACTTTCCCAACACGGTATACTTATCCTTAGCCTTAGGATATTTAGTCATTTGAAATTCATGTTGAACTTGATTCTAACTGAGGCGTTCTTTGTTGATCTTGATGTCATACTGTCATTTGCCAGCTTCAgttgtttttttattatatttttcaggTGGTGGGCCTTGTCTTCCTAAAGTGGTTTCATGGTTAAATTTTTTGCAGAACCATTACAGGGATAGGAGTTTGACAGCCAGGGGAAGGAATCAGGCACCAGTAAGGTCTCCTCGTTCCAATGGCCGGATTGTGATTTCCCAGGAGAAGAGTCTGCCCGAAAGAAAAAGCCGAGACCATGAGCTGTCACAAGCACAATTTCATATCAACCAAAGTGCTGGAAAGTTTGGATATTCAGATCTTCACCACACTGGTTCTCCTGAAAGTAAACTTTGTTCCAATGTAAACAGTTCAACCCATCTGTCAGAGAGGATGGTAGAATTTGGTTCTGTTGGGCATCCAGCATATTGTGTCTCCTCAACAGAAGGTGGTAGACAGCCAAACCCAGATTCTGCACCAGCTCACAACTTTAGCGTGAGCCAAGCAACACCAGGGATGCAAGGACCAAAATCTGTTTCGGCCATCAATCAGGATAGGTAAGTAAATTTTATAGTTCTTTTTATTGGGGTGGACTCGTGGAGAACTCtagctaatatatatatatatatatatatgtgcatatatttcttttttctgtttgtTTTCAACGTGTAGGATTACCATACAGTCATACCAGTTGAAAGATGAAGGTGATTTCCCCCCTCTATCCGACTCCAGTGGGAAGGGGTTGTCTATCAGTACGATTAAGAAGCTTGAAAGATGAGAACAGTAAATTCTAACATACCAGCTGGTGCCAGGTTTTTTCAGCCCCTATGGCTGCTCAACAACCACCTGGATGATCTGTGCATGGAGTTCTTGTTTTGTGTTTGGTTTGAGTGCCTTTTGTACATTCCACTAATGAGTTCTTAAATGTCTTGTTTTCATGTATAGGATGGTTGAGTTATGATTTTGGCTCTCGATTTCTTGTTACTGACATCCCTTGTAGGTATAGGTATAGAAACAAAAATCGTTGTTTCTCATCTCTGGTGTAACTTAAATTGGGAAATAATGTTCTTTGCAGCTGTAACTTAGAAGATAGAAAAACCATTGATATCTGGGATTTTTATTGGGTTCAACTTCTGAAATTGGTTTGGTGCAGGTATAGAAATCTAATGTCCAAAAATCTTTGATACTCCAAATTCAGTCTAGCGTTGCTCTGCAGTGCAAAAATGATAGGGTGTTTTAGCTGTGGGTTCCTTGATTCTGTGCAACAACTGCTGGATCTTAGCATTTTAAAGATTTGTTTTGACATTTTGAGTAAGATGGTGTTCACAGAATAAAGCTGTGGGCAGTACTTGTATTTGCCCTTAATGGAGGAAACTGTATGAGAGAGTTGGGAGTGAGAATAGTGATTCCACCGGATAGAGGTTATCCTAGTGAAGGTGGCCTAAAATAAGACACGAAAATCGATCatttattaattacttttaaaataaaaatatggcaCGGAAAGGAAGAATTTTGTAATTAATATCCAAGA includes:
- the LOC110620779 gene encoding uncharacterized protein LOC110620779 isoform X1, whose product is MGDLRAWSPELNGAVLEERPSSSSLSLANQAGISAESWQRAEAVTQGIIGQVQPTLVSEERRKAVIDYVQRLIRNSLGCEVFPFGSVPLRTYLPDGDIDLTAFGGMHIEEALANDVCSVLEREDQNRIAEFVVKDVQLIRAEVKLVKCLVQNIVVDISFNQLGGLCTLCFLEQVDRLIGRDHLFKRSIILIKAWCYYESRILGAHHGLISTYALETLVLYIFHLFHSSLAGPLAVLYKFLDYFSKFDWDNYCISLNGPVRISSLPEVVVETPENGGFDLLLSNDFLKECVEMFSVPARAYETNSRTFPPKHLNIVDPLKENNNLGRSVSKGNFYRIKSAFTYGARKLGRILSQPEESISSELHKFFSNTLERHGSGRRPDVQDPAPSDGQHGFAATLSYMRPDLHEEDHTICESESSHSSSITREYRLDHEQPLHGDSIEVSERKMNFNGTINELQNSTNEPGVSENRLSGDAKDLATSRLQGLLIANDAIKSSDPSAEVIESPVGKAHHAPHLYFSSSVMGNGAMRNGNLESKHQESSGFKEKRVSSGIMPASVEDTIHAVCNDTDDKQLVTNHEVLSPVGYKNHPLLFSSVAWSSEDLYQSHSSNLAYASTTGSPEALKSLSDLTGDYESHLNSLHHGRWWYEYAFSTSIHSMSPQLLTQFQGKNSWDVIRQSVQFRRNVISQMNVNGVIPSPVFYPMNPPVLPGGAFSLEEMPKPRGTGTYFPNTNHYRDRSLTARGRNQAPVRSPRSNGRIVISQEKSLPERKSRDHELSQAQFHINQSAGKFGYSDLHHTGSPESKLCSNVNSSTHLSERMVEFGSVGHPAYCVSSTEGGRQPNPDSAPAHNFSVSQATPGMQGPKSVSAINQDRITIQSYQLKDEGDFPPLSDSSGKGLSISTIKKLER
- the LOC110620779 gene encoding uncharacterized protein LOC110620779 isoform X2; the encoded protein is MGDLRAWSPELNGAVLEERPSSSSLSLANQAGISAESWQRAEAVTQGIIGQVQPTLVSEERRKAVIDYVQRLIRNSLGCEVFPFGSVPLRTYLPDGDIDLTAFGGMHIEEALANDVCSVLEREDQNRIAEFVVKDVQLIRAEVKLVKCLVQNIVVDISFNQLGGLCTLCFLEQVDRLIGRDHLFKRSIILIKAWCYYESRILGAHHGLISTYALETLVLYIFHLFHSSLAGPLAVLYKFLDYFSKFDWDNYCISLNGPVRISSLPEVVVETPENGGFDLLLSNDFLKECVEMFSVPARAYETNSRTFPPKHLNIVDPLKENNNLGRSVSKGNFYRIKSAFTYGARKLGRILSQPEESISSELHKFFSNTLERHGSGRRPDVQDPAPSDGQHGFAATLSYMRPDLHEEDHTICESESSHSSSITREYRLDHEQPLHGDSIEVSERKMNFNGTINELQNSTNEPGVSENRLSGDAKDLATSRLQGLLIANDAIKSSDPSAEVIESPVGKAHHAPHLYFSSSVMGNGAMRNGNLESKHQESSGFKEKRVSSGIMPASVEDTIHAVCNDTDDKQLVTNHEVLSPVGYKNHPLLFSSVAWSSEDLYQSHSSNLAYASTTGSPEALKSLSDLTGDYESHLNSLHHGRWWYEYAFSTSIHSMSPQLLTQFQGKNSWDVIRQSVQFRRNVISQMNVNGVIPSPVFYPMNPPVLPGGAFSLEEMPKPRGTGTYFPNTVVGLVFLKWFHG